Proteins from a single region of Verrucomicrobiia bacterium:
- a CDS encoding nitroreductase family protein, translated as MNFYDVIKARRSVRLYHPTPVSPDKLERIWEAVRWAPSACNLQPWRFLVVKSDAMRARVSRLLQPWVMTAPLIIVGLGHRKLGWRRDGQSYHEVDVAIAFEHLVLAAAAEGLGTCWICAFDRQGMRLALNLDEDWDPVAVTPLGHPNDPSPRPLRKSIADMVGEV; from the coding sequence CATCAAGGCGCGCCGCAGTGTGCGGTTGTATCATCCGACCCCTGTCAGCCCCGACAAGCTGGAAAGGATTTGGGAGGCTGTCCGATGGGCGCCCTCGGCCTGCAATTTGCAGCCGTGGCGGTTCCTGGTGGTAAAGAGTGATGCCATGCGCGCCCGCGTCAGCCGCCTGCTGCAACCGTGGGTGATGACCGCCCCCCTAATTATCGTGGGGCTGGGACACCGCAAGCTGGGCTGGCGGCGGGACGGCCAAAGCTACCATGAGGTGGATGTGGCGATTGCTTTTGAGCACCTGGTGTTGGCGGCGGCGGCCGAGGGACTGGGGACCTGCTGGATTTGTGCCTTTGACCGGCAGGGGATGCGCCTGGCTTTGAATCTGGATGAGGATTGGGATCCGGTGGCGGTGACGCCGCTGGGCCATCCCAACGATCCTTCACCCCGCCCGCTGCGCAAATCCATCGCTGATATGGTCGGCGAAGTTTGA